A DNA window from Eretmochelys imbricata isolate rEreImb1 chromosome 3, rEreImb1.hap1, whole genome shotgun sequence contains the following coding sequences:
- the C1D gene encoding nuclear nucleic acid-binding protein C1D: MEMAEEDNSGEEYPNEIHDYLSAFEKSLGSVGDMLKTMMSVSRSELLEKLDPLEQAKLDLVSAYTLNSMFWVYLATQGINPKEHPVKQELERIRTYMNRVKEITDKKMASKLDKGAAARFVRNALWEPTPENNPKVKTSAKAKKRKMN; this comes from the exons ATGGAGATGGCAGAGGAAGATAATAGTGGGGAAGAATACCCAAATGAAATTCATGATTATCTGTCAGCATTTGAAAAGTCTCTTGGTTCTGTAGGTGACATGCTGAAGACTATGATGTCTGTTTCTAGGAGTGAGCTTCTTGAAAAG ttggaCCCTCTTGAACAAGCAAAATTGGATTTGGTTTCTGCATACACGTTAAATTCAATGTTTTGGG TATACCTGGCCACTCAAGGGATCAATCCCAAGGAACATCCAGTGAAACAAGAGCTG GAGAGAATAAGAACGTACATGAACAGAGTCAAAGAAATAACAGACAAGAAAATGGCGTCCAAACTGGATAAAGGAGCTGCAGCAAGATTTGTAAGAAATGCGTTATGGGAACCAACACCTGAAAATAATCCTAAAGTGAAAACTTCTGCTAaggcaaaaaagagaaaaatgaactag